One genomic region from Lycorma delicatula isolate Av1 chromosome 1, ASM4794821v1, whole genome shotgun sequence encodes:
- the LOC142318373 gene encoding uncharacterized protein LOC142318373, with protein sequence MDEDILIEIQEKETLHWSYRNYEELPQELEHGIQVQDLYMKHNKLKKLPNWISKLVNLSILQLHGNKLQELPDELGLLLNLHKLDVGCNCLRLIPTTIKNLKCLNELNLENNSLVKLPLEFGLLTALNVLILSNNKIVQLPNTIGCCSNLQELHLQSNNIENIPNSIICLPNLKLLRLENNKLLYFPAIVFFNKPLINFSNNRSLNYIPYEFYVHLTDIQTNWMNSLFFRNTHSYFTCGAIESNHSYYNHVPNSMVEFLYCGKKIAIILPETLKKVLWYKNNYNHIPSLREMLLNVTYKHTPSANKTLYYYEMKANHLPKEIKEIFINGPTAKCNHCKNFIFTECIIWVLPRLLRCTVCFETDILTVVYFCSTRCINLYKNEEYVSGNESDKLSTLLLNWIRIK encoded by the coding sequence ATGGATgaagatattttaatagaaatacaagAAAAGGAAACACTACATTGGAGTTACAGAAACTATGAAGAATTGCCTCAAGAACTTGAACACGGAATACAAGTACAAGACCTGTAtatgaaacataataaattaaaaaagttaccgAACTGGATCAGTAAACTggtaaatttatcaatattacaaTTGCATGGAAATAAATTACAAGAACTTCCAGATGAATTAGGATTACTACTTAATTTACATAAACTAGATGTAGGTTGTAATTGTTTAAGATTAATtccaacaacaataaaaaatttaaagtgtctaaatgaactaaatttagaaaacaattctCTGGTTAAACTGCCACTTGAGTTTGGATTATTAACAGCACTGAATGTCTTAATCTtatcaaataacaaaatagtaCAACTACCAAACACAATCGGTTGTTGCAGTAACTTGCAAGAATtgcatttacaaagtaataacaTAGAGAATATACCAAACAGTATTATTTgtttaccaaatttaaaattgctaagattagagaataataaattattgtatttcccAGCAATAGTATTTTTCAACAAACCActcataaatttttctaataatagatCATTAAATTATATCCCATatgaattttatgtacatttaactGACATACAGACAAATTGgatgaattcattatttttcagaaatactCACAGTTACTTTACTTGCGGAGCAATTGAAAGTAATCATAGTTATTATAACCATGTACCAAACAGTATGGTTGAATTTTTATACTGTGGCAAGAAAATTGCAATAATTCtaccagaaacattaaaaaaagtcttatggtacaaaaataattataatcatattccATCATTACGTGAAATGCTATTAAATgttacatataaacatacacCTAGTGCTAATAAAACATTGTATTACTATGAAATGAAAGCCAATCATTTAccaaaagaaataaaggaaatctTTATTAATGGTCCAACAGCAAAATGTAACcactgtaaaaatttcatatttacagaATGTATAATTTGGGTATTACCTAGATTACTACGCTGTACAGTATGCTTTGAAACTGATATTTTAACTGTAGTGTATTTCTGTTCAACAAGAtgcataaatttatacaaaaatgaagAGTATGTCTCTGGTAATGAATCTGATAAATTGTCAACATTGCTATTAAACtggataagaataaaataa